From one Rosa rugosa chromosome 4, drRosRugo1.1, whole genome shotgun sequence genomic stretch:
- the LOC133746268 gene encoding germin-like protein subfamily 1 member 13 has protein sequence MYVEQIAGLNTLGISLARIDYAPGGLNPPHIHPRATEVLMVMEGTLYVGFVTSNDNDNRLLSKVLYKGDVFVFPFAQIHFQLNIGKVKAVAVSSLSSQFPGVITIANAVFGSNPPINPDVLAKAFQLDNNVVQYLQKQFWYDNN, from the coding sequence ATGTACGTGGAGCAAATAGCAGGACTGAACACTCTTGGGATATCCCTCGCTCGCATAGACTATGCACCTGGCGGACTAAACCCTCCTCACATCCACCCTCGGGCCACGGAAGTCCTTATGGTCATGGAAGGCACTCTCTACGTTGGCTTCGTCACATCCAATGATAACGACAACCGCCTCTTAAGCAAAGTGTTGTACAAGGGAGATGTGTTTGTCTTCCCATTTGCTCAAATTCACTTCCAGCTCAACATCGGAAAGGTCAAAGCCGTAGCCGTTTCCAGTCTTAGCAGCCAGTTTCCTGGTGTCATCACCATAGCCAATGCAGTGTTCGGGTCCAACCCTCCAATCAACCCTGATGTTCTCGCCAAGGCCTTCCAACTTGACAACAATGTCGTTCAGTATCTCCAGAAACAGTTCTGGTATGACAACAATTAA